The Brevibacillus brevis genome contains a region encoding:
- the yycF gene encoding response regulator YycF encodes MAKLLVVDDEKPIADILKFTFEKEGYQVVCAYDGDEALVVVKDERPDLILLDVMLPGRDGMDVCRTVRQTYDVPIIMLTAKDSELDKVLGLELGADDYVTKPFSTRELVARVKAHLRRNRPKVEEKDSQHVLRVHELEIDLNSYTVEKVGEALELTHREFELLVYLARHQGQVLTREHLLQSVWGFDYFGDVRTVDVTIRRLREKIEDDPSQPKYIITRRGLGYTLRNPGMGGQPG; translated from the coding sequence ATGGCAAAACTCCTCGTAGTTGACGATGAAAAACCGATTGCAGATATTTTGAAATTCACGTTTGAAAAAGAAGGATATCAGGTCGTATGCGCCTACGATGGTGATGAGGCACTTGTCGTGGTCAAGGATGAACGACCGGATCTGATTTTATTGGATGTTATGCTTCCAGGCAGAGACGGAATGGACGTATGCCGAACCGTTCGTCAAACGTATGATGTTCCGATCATCATGCTGACCGCCAAAGACTCTGAATTGGATAAAGTACTCGGACTGGAATTGGGCGCGGACGATTACGTGACGAAGCCATTTAGTACGCGTGAGCTGGTAGCCCGTGTAAAGGCCCATTTGCGTCGTAACCGCCCGAAAGTGGAAGAGAAGGATAGCCAGCATGTACTGCGTGTGCATGAGCTGGAAATCGATTTGAACTCGTATACCGTCGAAAAGGTGGGAGAAGCATTAGAGCTGACGCACCGTGAGTTTGAGCTGCTGGTGTACCTCGCTCGCCATCAGGGCCAAGTATTGACGCGAGAGCATCTCCTGCAGTCGGTCTGGGGATTTGACTATTTTGGCGATGTGCGGACGGTAGATGTGACCATCCGTCGTTTGCGGGAAAAAATCGAGGATGATCCAAGCCAGCCGAAGTACATTATCACGCGGCGTGGTTTGGGCTATACATTACGCAAT
- a CDS encoding LysM peptidoglycan-binding domain-containing M23 family metallopeptidase, which yields MHWSEWKAKLQERSSRIVRDCSDLAKRTMKRTSSYIQSHKKQSLSVAAGLVLTIAAGASAQYYYTSNVNSVYHVSVNGKEIGVVNDPNVIHNWTAAKLEEEKAKTGLNLQMADYITFEEEREFKAPFNNDAAVQALASVADLKVQGVKLTIDGKVVGYLPDQQAADQVLAEVKQKYSGVPATTGKKAVVAAASTVPVKPNPVKEVAFKENVEMQTETVDASQILSADKLEELLVKGTFKDMKHTVVEGDCIGCIAKKYGITSKDIYANNPGVTENTVLQLGQEINVTAVRPLVTVQVKEEVDQQEVIAFNTQINNNDKIPKGETKVVQEGKNGSKTVKYEVLKENGQVVNRKVIKQDVTVQPVTKIMERGTKVIPSRGTGRLSWPASGYISSGFGKRWGSMHKGIDIAGSGSVMAADNGRVTFAGWNGDYGKSVIIDHGNGMKTLYGHMSTISVKVGDVVSQGKKIGVKGSTGQSTGVHLHFEVIQNGRNQNPIRYLN from the coding sequence ATGCATTGGTCAGAATGGAAGGCCAAGCTGCAGGAACGGTCATCACGAATCGTTCGAGATTGCAGTGATCTGGCGAAACGTACAATGAAACGTACAAGCTCTTACATCCAGTCGCATAAAAAACAATCGCTATCAGTTGCGGCAGGTCTAGTTTTGACGATTGCTGCTGGAGCTTCTGCACAATACTATTACACAAGCAATGTCAATTCTGTCTACCATGTCAGTGTGAACGGCAAAGAGATTGGCGTGGTAAACGATCCAAATGTGATTCATAACTGGACAGCAGCCAAGCTGGAAGAGGAAAAGGCAAAAACAGGCCTTAACTTGCAAATGGCTGACTATATCACATTTGAAGAAGAGCGTGAATTCAAGGCACCGTTCAATAACGATGCCGCTGTGCAAGCTCTGGCATCCGTAGCGGATCTCAAGGTTCAGGGCGTTAAGCTGACGATTGACGGCAAAGTAGTAGGGTACCTGCCAGACCAGCAAGCGGCTGATCAAGTACTGGCTGAAGTGAAGCAAAAATATTCCGGAGTTCCTGCAACGACAGGGAAAAAGGCTGTTGTAGCAGCAGCATCCACAGTCCCAGTCAAACCGAATCCGGTAAAAGAAGTCGCATTTAAAGAAAACGTAGAGATGCAAACCGAAACAGTCGATGCATCTCAAATTTTGTCTGCCGATAAACTCGAGGAGTTGCTGGTAAAAGGCACCTTCAAGGATATGAAGCACACGGTCGTAGAAGGCGATTGCATCGGTTGCATCGCGAAGAAATACGGCATTACATCAAAGGATATTTACGCCAACAACCCAGGTGTTACGGAAAATACCGTCCTTCAATTGGGACAAGAAATCAATGTAACCGCAGTGCGTCCGCTGGTTACTGTACAAGTCAAAGAAGAAGTGGATCAGCAAGAGGTTATTGCTTTTAATACCCAAATTAATAACAATGACAAGATTCCTAAAGGCGAAACAAAAGTCGTACAAGAAGGTAAAAACGGCAGTAAAACAGTTAAGTACGAAGTTTTGAAAGAAAATGGACAAGTAGTCAATCGCAAAGTCATCAAACAAGATGTAACTGTGCAGCCTGTAACCAAAATTATGGAGCGCGGTACAAAAGTTATCCCATCGCGCGGTACAGGCCGTTTGAGCTGGCCTGCTAGCGGATATATCAGCAGCGGCTTCGGCAAGCGCTGGGGCAGCATGCATAAAGGAATTGATATTGCCGGTTCTGGTTCTGTCATGGCGGCAGACAATGGACGTGTCACATTCGCTGGTTGGAATGGTGACTATGGAAAATCGGTTATCATCGACCACGGCAATGGAATGAAGACATTGTACGGTCACATGAGCACAATTAGTGTGAAAGTCGGCGATGTCGTTAGCCAAGGAAAGAAAATCGGCGTAAAGGGTTCGACTGGACAATCGACCGGCGTCCACCTGCATTTTGAGGTTATACAAAATGGACGAAACCAGAACCCGATTCGTTACTTAAATTAG
- a CDS encoding adenylosuccinate synthase, whose protein sequence is MSTVVVVGTQWGDEGKGKITDYLAESAEVVARYQGGNNAGHTIIFDGNKYKLHLIPSGIFYSDKTCVIGNGMVIDPKALVKELEYIHSFGFSTSNLKISDRAHVILPYHIKLDGVEEDSRGANKIGTTRKGIGPAYMDKAARIGIRIADLLDRDEFARKLERNLAEKNLLLEKLYNTTGFELQEILDEYLALAEIIRPYVTDTSVVLNDSIDNGNRVLFEGAQGVLLDIDQGTYPYVTSSNPIAGGVTIGSGVGPTKIHQVIGVAKAYTTRVGDGPFLTELNDVTGDHIREVGFEYGTTTGRPRRVGWFDSVVVRHARRVSGITGLAITKLDTLSGIETLRICTAYKYNGEIIESFPANLNLLAKCEPVYEELPGWTEDITGVRNLNDLPENARHYIERITQLTGIPMSIFSVGPDREQTVVVRGIYG, encoded by the coding sequence ATGTCAACTGTCGTTGTCGTCGGAACCCAGTGGGGCGATGAAGGTAAAGGTAAAATTACAGACTATCTAGCTGAAAGTGCAGAGGTAGTGGCTCGTTATCAAGGCGGTAACAACGCAGGCCATACCATTATTTTTGATGGTAATAAGTATAAGCTGCATTTGATTCCATCCGGAATTTTTTATAGTGACAAGACCTGCGTAATCGGAAACGGTATGGTAATCGATCCGAAGGCATTGGTAAAAGAGCTGGAGTACATTCACAGCTTCGGTTTTTCTACAAGCAATTTGAAAATCAGTGATCGCGCGCATGTGATTCTGCCGTACCACATCAAGCTGGATGGCGTAGAGGAAGATAGCCGCGGTGCTAACAAAATTGGTACGACCCGTAAAGGTATCGGACCTGCATACATGGATAAAGCTGCGCGTATCGGTATTCGTATCGCTGATTTGTTGGATCGCGATGAGTTTGCTCGCAAGCTCGAGCGCAACCTGGCAGAGAAGAACTTGCTGCTGGAGAAGCTGTACAACACAACTGGCTTTGAGCTTCAAGAAATTCTGGATGAATACTTGGCTCTGGCAGAAATCATTCGTCCTTACGTAACCGATACATCTGTTGTCCTCAATGATTCCATTGATAACGGCAACCGCGTATTGTTTGAGGGCGCACAAGGCGTATTGCTCGATATTGACCAAGGTACGTATCCGTACGTAACGTCCTCCAACCCGATTGCGGGTGGCGTGACTATCGGTTCCGGTGTAGGACCAACCAAGATCCACCAAGTAATCGGGGTTGCAAAAGCTTACACGACGCGTGTAGGTGACGGTCCGTTCCTGACTGAGCTGAATGATGTAACTGGCGACCATATTCGTGAGGTTGGTTTTGAATATGGTACAACAACAGGGCGTCCACGTCGTGTAGGCTGGTTCGACAGTGTAGTCGTTCGTCATGCTCGTCGTGTCAGCGGTATCACCGGTTTGGCGATCACCAAGCTGGATACATTGTCTGGCATCGAGACACTGCGTATTTGCACAGCGTACAAATACAATGGAGAAATCATCGAGTCGTTCCCGGCAAACCTCAACCTGCTGGCGAAATGCGAGCCAGTTTATGAGGAGCTGCCAGGTTGGACAGAGGATATCACAGGCGTTCGCAATCTGAACGACTTGCCAGAAAACGCTCGTCACTACATTGAGCGCATCACGCAACTGACTGGTATTCCAATGTCGATCTTCTCCGTAGGACCAGATCGTGAACAAACCGTCGTTGTTCGTGGCATTTACGGATAA
- a CDS encoding DHH family phosphoesterase — protein sequence MPKFLLKRWYGMHMVLALSFSLLLLGILTLFHWMYGAIGMICLIGLVLYALQAEKGFQRDLRLYLATVTHRVKKAGEGVIQELPIGILLYNEEKAIEWVNPYMMHMSGDESMIGKSLQEVFPQLVWKPEQKRLEFIYNERVYEVIVRSDERLLYFKDITDFKELTTRYHREKAALAIIHLDNLDEVGQVMDDQSRTLLSTSVAGVITEWANKHGIYLRRITADKFLALMEREALDKLEESRFDILDVVREMTADNKIPITLSIGVGAAATTYIELGQMAQSSLDIALGRGGDQCAVKIGNKLTFYGGKSNAVEKRTRVRARVIAHALRDLIHEAEHVIVMGHKQPDMDSIGASLGVLKAVQLHNKTAYIVMDEGNHSVERLMKEIYANEELAETFITPEQAIRLISGRTLLVVVDTHRPSLVIEPKLLTETSRIVVIDHHRRSEEFIEPVLLYLEPYASSTAELVTELLQYQSERLNIDNLIATALLAGIVVDTKSFAFRTGSRTFEAASFLRRNGADTAAVQRLLKEDLGQYVKRAKIIMNTETYRDNMAIAIGDPSEDYTQVQVAQAAEQLLTLSGIQASFVVAERSDDTILISGRSLGDINVQSIMELLGGGGHLTGAATQIQGISIKEATRRLKEAIDSVV from the coding sequence ATGCCCAAGTTCCTGTTAAAGCGTTGGTACGGGATGCACATGGTCCTGGCACTCAGCTTTAGCTTGCTGTTGTTGGGGATTTTGACCTTGTTCCATTGGATGTACGGGGCGATCGGCATGATTTGCTTGATTGGCTTGGTTCTTTACGCTCTTCAAGCAGAAAAGGGGTTCCAACGAGACTTGCGCCTGTACTTGGCGACGGTCACCCATCGCGTGAAGAAGGCGGGAGAAGGCGTTATCCAGGAACTGCCGATCGGAATTCTTTTATACAACGAGGAAAAGGCAATTGAGTGGGTAAACCCGTATATGATGCATATGTCCGGGGATGAATCCATGATCGGGAAAAGCCTTCAAGAGGTATTCCCCCAACTGGTTTGGAAGCCGGAGCAAAAACGGCTGGAGTTTATTTATAACGAGCGGGTATACGAGGTCATTGTGCGGTCTGATGAGCGCCTTTTGTATTTCAAGGACATTACGGACTTCAAAGAATTGACGACTCGTTACCATCGAGAAAAGGCTGCACTTGCCATCATTCACCTCGACAATTTGGACGAGGTTGGACAAGTCATGGATGATCAGAGCCGTACGCTGCTCTCTACAAGCGTGGCTGGTGTGATTACAGAGTGGGCCAACAAACATGGCATATATCTTCGCCGAATCACGGCCGACAAGTTTTTGGCTCTGATGGAACGGGAAGCACTTGATAAATTGGAAGAATCGCGATTTGACATTCTCGATGTAGTACGGGAAATGACGGCTGACAACAAAATTCCGATTACGCTCAGTATCGGGGTTGGAGCGGCTGCTACCACTTACATTGAGCTGGGACAAATGGCACAATCAAGCTTGGATATCGCATTAGGGCGCGGTGGCGACCAGTGCGCTGTCAAAATTGGCAACAAGCTCACTTTCTACGGTGGGAAATCGAATGCGGTGGAAAAGCGGACACGTGTCCGGGCTCGTGTTATTGCACATGCTTTGCGTGATCTCATTCATGAGGCGGAGCACGTCATTGTCATGGGGCATAAACAGCCTGACATGGATTCCATCGGGGCATCACTTGGTGTATTGAAGGCTGTGCAGCTGCACAACAAAACGGCTTATATCGTCATGGACGAAGGCAATCATTCTGTCGAGCGTCTGATGAAAGAGATTTATGCCAATGAAGAGCTGGCTGAGACCTTTATCACGCCAGAACAGGCAATCCGACTCATCTCCGGCCGCACATTGCTGGTAGTCGTCGATACGCATCGACCATCGCTGGTGATTGAGCCGAAGCTGTTGACGGAAACGAGCCGAATTGTGGTGATTGACCACCATCGACGTTCGGAGGAGTTCATTGAGCCAGTACTCTTGTACCTGGAACCGTATGCTTCTTCGACGGCCGAGCTTGTCACGGAGCTCTTGCAGTATCAGAGCGAGCGATTGAATATCGACAATCTGATTGCAACGGCACTGTTAGCAGGGATTGTGGTGGATACCAAAAGCTTTGCCTTCCGCACAGGTTCGCGGACCTTTGAAGCGGCGTCTTTCCTTCGCCGTAACGGGGCCGATACCGCGGCTGTCCAGCGTCTGTTGAAGGAAGATCTGGGACAGTATGTGAAGCGGGCAAAAATCATTATGAACACGGAGACGTACCGTGACAACATGGCGATTGCCATAGGCGACCCGTCCGAGGATTACACGCAGGTACAGGTGGCGCAAGCTGCTGAGCAGCTACTCACTCTGTCAGGTATCCAGGCGTCGTTTGTTGTGGCAGAGCGATCCGACGATACGATCTTGATCAGTGGACGTTCTCTGGGCGACATCAATGTTCAGTCCATTATGGAACTGCTGGGTGGAGGCGGTCACCTTACTGGTGCTGCGACACAAATTCAAGGCATATCAATTAAAGAAGCTACACGTCGTTTGAAAGAAGCGATTGACTCGGTCGTATAG
- the dnaB gene encoding replicative DNA helicase, with amino-acid sequence MSDLFLDRVPPQNKEAEQSVLGAVFLSKEALITAIEILRPEDFYKTAHQRIFQTMVDLYEKGEPVDLVTVTADLQDHKLLDEVGGVTYLTEIASSVPTAANIEYYAKIVEEKSLLRRLIHTATKIANDGYSREDDVTQIIADAEKYIMEIGQNRNSGGFTPIRDALLETYERIEFLSQRRGDITGISTGYTDLDKMTAGLQRSDLIILAARPSVGKTAFALNLAQNVAARAGETVAIFSLEMGASQLVQRMICAEGNLDASRMRSGTLEEDDWQKLTMAIGTLAKAPIYIDDSPGVTVQDIRAKCRRLQTEKGLGLILIDYLQLIHGRGKGDNRQQEVSEISRTLKGIARELNVPVIALSQLSRGVEQRQDKRPMMSDIRESGSIEQDADIVAFLYRDDYYDKETENKNVIEVIIAKQRNGPTGTVELAFLKEFNKFVNLDHRFRNQAG; translated from the coding sequence GTGAGCGACCTGTTTTTGGATCGTGTGCCGCCACAGAACAAGGAAGCGGAACAATCGGTACTGGGTGCCGTGTTCTTGTCTAAGGAAGCTTTAATCACGGCCATTGAGATTCTCCGTCCGGAGGATTTTTACAAGACAGCGCATCAGCGCATCTTTCAAACGATGGTGGACCTGTATGAAAAAGGCGAACCTGTCGATCTGGTTACTGTTACAGCAGATCTTCAGGACCACAAGCTGCTGGATGAAGTCGGCGGCGTTACGTATCTCACGGAAATCGCCAGCTCAGTTCCAACGGCTGCCAACATCGAATACTACGCAAAAATTGTAGAAGAAAAATCGCTGCTTCGGCGATTGATTCATACAGCTACCAAGATTGCCAATGACGGATACTCCCGTGAAGATGATGTCACGCAGATCATCGCGGATGCGGAGAAGTACATCATGGAGATCGGTCAAAATCGCAACAGTGGCGGTTTTACACCGATTCGGGATGCCCTTCTGGAAACGTACGAGCGGATTGAGTTTTTGAGTCAGCGACGCGGTGATATTACGGGGATTTCTACGGGATATACCGATTTGGACAAGATGACAGCTGGATTGCAGCGCAGTGACCTGATTATCTTGGCAGCCCGTCCTTCCGTAGGGAAGACGGCTTTTGCCTTGAATCTCGCGCAAAACGTAGCAGCCCGTGCAGGTGAGACCGTAGCTATCTTCTCCTTGGAGATGGGTGCTTCTCAGCTGGTTCAGCGTATGATTTGTGCGGAGGGCAATCTGGATGCGTCCCGGATGCGTTCCGGTACACTGGAGGAAGACGATTGGCAAAAGCTGACAATGGCAATCGGTACGCTGGCGAAAGCGCCGATTTACATCGACGATTCACCCGGGGTTACGGTACAGGACATTCGGGCGAAATGTCGTCGTCTTCAAACCGAGAAGGGCTTGGGCCTGATCCTGATCGATTACCTTCAGCTGATTCATGGACGAGGCAAAGGAGATAACCGTCAGCAGGAAGTATCTGAGATCTCTCGTACGCTAAAAGGGATCGCGCGTGAGCTGAACGTGCCGGTTATCGCTTTGTCGCAGTTGAGCCGTGGTGTAGAGCAACGGCAGGACAAGCGACCGATGATGTCCGATATCCGTGAGTCCGGGTCGATTGAGCAGGATGCCGATATCGTTGCCTTCTTGTACCGTGATGACTACTATGACAAGGAAACAGAAAACAAGAATGTCATCGAAGTCATTATCGCCAAACAGCGTAACGGCCCGACCGGAACGGTGGAGTTGGCGTTCCTGAAAGAATTCAACAAATTCGTCAACTTGGATCATCGCTTTCGAAATCAAGCAGGTTAA
- the rplI gene encoding 50S ribosomal protein L9 yields the protein MKVIFLQDVKGQGKKGEIKDLSEGYVRNFLLPKKLVKEATDSNVKTLDAQKRSEDKRKEQEKLDAQELGKKLEELTVKVAGKAGEGGRLFGAISSKQVAQALEDQFKIKVDKRKLEMDAIRALGVTQIKVKLHNEVTVTLKVHVVEE from the coding sequence ATGAAAGTCATTTTTCTTCAAGATGTAAAAGGCCAAGGGAAAAAAGGCGAAATCAAGGATTTGTCAGAGGGCTATGTACGCAACTTCTTGTTGCCAAAGAAACTGGTAAAAGAAGCGACAGATAGCAACGTGAAAACGCTCGACGCTCAAAAGCGCAGCGAAGATAAGCGCAAGGAGCAAGAAAAGCTGGATGCTCAGGAGCTCGGCAAAAAGCTGGAAGAGCTGACAGTGAAAGTAGCAGGAAAAGCAGGCGAAGGTGGTCGCTTGTTCGGTGCCATTTCCAGCAAACAAGTAGCGCAAGCGCTGGAAGATCAGTTTAAAATCAAAGTAGACAAGCGTAAGCTCGAAATGGATGCCATCCGTGCTTTGGGCGTGACGCAAATCAAAGTGAAACTGCACAACGAAGTAACCGTGACGCTGAAAGTACACGTTGTGGAAGAATAA